The Acidobacteriota bacterium genome segment TCCGTTCCTTCCGCGAGACGATGGAAGTGACGGCCATGCCTTCGGAAACGTGCAGAATGGTCTTGAAGATATCCGGGATGGCGTCCACGCCTTTCAGCAGCACGATTCCTTCCATGGGGATGCCGGCGGCCAGATAAAGAGGCAGGATCGTGTATGTTCCCCCGCTTGGAATGCCGGGTGTGCTGAAACTGAGGAAAAGCGATGTGGCCACAAAACCGGCAATTGTGGCCGGAGAAAGATCGATCCCGTAGACGTGGGCGAGAAAGATAAGCTTGAGAGGACTCGAAACGGCGCGTGTGAGCTTGAATGTGGAGACCGAAAGAGGGAGGACAAAACCGGCCGCAGGTTTGGGAAGGTTGAGTTTTTCGGCTCCTTCAAGAAGAGTCGGCAGGCAGGCCAGGGAGGATCGAGTTCCGGCGGCGACGGCCTGGGAAGGCCAGAGCGCGGCCGCATATATCCGGAGGGGGATGCGGCCTCCGACCGATGCGGGGATATAAAGCGCCAGGGTATAGAGGATCAGCAGGAGGCTTGTCAGGATGATGAATGCCGTAACCACACCGGCGAGGGAGAGACCCGTTTCGGCGGCCAGGGCGAAGGAGAGGCCGAAGACGGCCGCAGGGAGAAGCAGGAGAATTCCGTTGAGCAGAGCGGTCAACCGCAAGGCCGTCCGGCGGAAAAAATCCGTCAAAGCCTTTCTTCGGTTATTATCGAGGCGCGTGGACGCCAGGGCCAGGAGAAATGTCACGGCAATGACCGGGAGGAGATTGTCCCTCACGGGTTTCATGACGGGCTCCAGAGTGACGACGGCCGCCAAACCACCCGGGAGCCGAGGGGTGTCGCCGGAGTCCGGGACGGGCTCAAGACTTGCTCCCGGTGCGGGCAAGCCGACCGGTAGCCGGGGAACGATCCACAGGCTGATCGTGACGGTAAGGAGCGCGGTCACGGCCAGAATGACGGCGTGGACAAGGAATGCCGAGATGCCGATCTTCCCCGCGGTGCTTGTCCTGGCGAAGGACAAAACGGCCAGAAAAACGGAGACGAAGATCATCGGAGCGACGAGAAGGCCGAGACAATTCGTCCAGAGCATTCCGAAGGCTTCGAAAAAGCGTGACGCGGTCAGAAGACCGGCGTCCTGTTTCGCATAGGCGGCTAGACCGAGAGCGATGCCCGCGATGAGGCCGCTCATCGAACCGAGGGTCAGATACCGCGTGTTCATCACAGCGCCCTTCTTCGGAATCCTGGAAGCGGGAATTTCAAGATGCTCCATTCCGGACGGATCCGTGAGATCAGGACCAGTATGAGTCCGTAGGCCGCCGTTCCTGCGGCGGCGGCCGCCGCCGTCATCGCGGCCGTCGGGAAAGTCAAGGCCGGTTCGGTCTTGAAGGCGCTTCGAATCAGAAGGATGACACCCGCCATGACCAGGGCGCCTGCAGCCGGGGGGCAGATGGCCTCGAAATATCTTCGGGCGGAGACACGAAGGGTCCTTTGGGACAACAGAAGCGCGATTCCGGCGGCCGCCGCCGCGCCGAGTCCGGCGCCGAAAGCGGCTCCGGCAATTCCCCATCTCCGGGAGAGCGGATAAAGAACGAACAGCAGAACGAGAACCCTGGCGGAGTGCATGAGCACGTCGTTTCGAGGAGATCCGGTTCCCCGGAAAAGCGGACTGGCCGCCTGGGCCGCGGCCATGACAGCTCCGGCCACGGTTAATAGCCGAATGGCCGGAACGGCCTCGAGCCACTGAGGACCGAGGAGTACGGACGTGATTTCAGGGGTCAAGCAGAGGAGGATCGTTGCCGGGAGAAGGGCGACGGTCCAGACCGTCCCGAGGACCCTGAACCAGGCGGACTGAAGGCGTGCGGCATCGTCCTGGATCTTGGCCACGGCGGGAAAAACCACCCGGGTTGCGATACGGCTGATTTCGCCCGTCGCCAAGTCCGCTGTTCTCGATGCCACCAGGAAAAGGCCCAACAGGGCGGTTCCCAAAAGCCGGCCGACGAAGATTTGCCCAAGGTTAGCCCCGAAATAGAGAAGAATCCCTGAAAGGACAATCCATTTTCCGTACCGGAAAAGCTCGCTCGCTCTGGCGAAATCCAACCGGAGTCTCGGCCGGTACGGCGACATGAGATAGGAAATCGCGCTCTGAGCCGCGACTCCC includes the following:
- a CDS encoding cation:dicarboxylase symporter family transporter, translated to MNTRYLTLGSMSGLIAGIALGLAAYAKQDAGLLTASRFFEAFGMLWTNCLGLLVAPMIFVSVFLAVLSFARTSTAGKIGISAFLVHAVILAVTALLTVTISLWIVPRLPVGLPAPGASLEPVPDSGDTPRLPGGLAAVVTLEPVMKPVRDNLLPVIAVTFLLALASTRLDNNRRKALTDFFRRTALRLTALLNGILLLLPAAVFGLSFALAAETGLSLAGVVTAFIILTSLLLILYTLALYIPASVGGRIPLRIYAAALWPSQAVAAGTRSSLACLPTLLEGAEKLNLPKPAAGFVLPLSVSTFKLTRAVSSPLKLIFLAHVYGIDLSPATIAGFVATSLFLSFSTPGIPSGGTYTILPLYLAAGIPMEGIVLLKGVDAIPDIFKTILHVSEGMAVTSIVSRKERKIP
- a CDS encoding oligosaccharide flippase family protein; the protein is MKAMPAEGSPENLGLSVVKGASWIAVLRISAGILRAVRLAVLARLLSPKDFGTFAVALLTVDFLTTFFHSGFIQALIHKKTDTKLYLDTAWTIGIIRRGFLALFLFVLAPQAALFFNTPEAAPVIRLLSVSFLFRAAANIAVVFFEKDLAYHKYFRYEFIGAAVDFTVSISTAFLLRSYLALAWGFLAGVAAQSAISYLMSPYRPRLRLDFARASELFRYGKWIVLSGILLYFGANLGQIFVGRLLGTALLGLFLVASRTADLATGEISRIATRVVFPAVAKIQDDAARLQSAWFRVLGTVWTVALLPATILLCLTPEITSVLLGPQWLEAVPAIRLLTVAGAVMAAAQAASPLFRGTGSPRNDVLMHSARVLVLLFVLYPLSRRWGIAGAAFGAGLGAAAAAGIALLLSQRTLRVSARRYFEAICPPAAGALVMAGVILLIRSAFKTEPALTFPTAAMTAAAAAAGTAAYGLILVLISRIRPEWSILKFPLPGFRRRAL